In a single window of the Anabas testudineus chromosome 19, fAnaTes1.2, whole genome shotgun sequence genome:
- the epas1a gene encoding endothelial PAS domain-containing protein 1, which translates to MMTADKEKRRAISREAARRRRRVESDVFGDLSHLLPLQPSIRSHLDKPSIIRLTLSYIRMHTLLKVNAGTRAEASQTVKYGQMVPGREERQKCDRRCDDEEKEREELNNLEETNLYLKILEGFVMVISTEGDMIFLSENVSKYMGLTQTELMGHSIFEFAHPCDHEEIRNNLRLTAEEVWCGGKRDFVMRIKSALTHRGRSTNLKSATWKVLHCQGHVKVCIVPCSVSCLLLTCQPLPLSHTLLSTHTFTSQHSMDMRFTYCDQRVTLLLGYSPAELLGRSIYDLCHTLDTNCLAKNHLNLCLKSQSVSGQYRMLVRGGGYVWVESHSAVIPSVRPSKSRPAGHQPLCILCVTYVLSGVEEPSLQLSLDQTIHRY; encoded by the exons ATGATGACTGCTGACAAGGAGAAGAGAAG GGCGATCAGCCGAGAAGCAGCCAGAAGGAGGAGACGAGTTGAGTCTGATGTGTTCGGAGACTTGTCTCATCTCCTGCCTCTCCAGCCCTCTATCCGATCCCACTTGGACAAACCCTCCATAATTCGCCTCACCCTCAGCTACATACGCATGCACACACTGCTCAAAG tGAATGCCGGGACAAGAGCAGAAGCTAGccaaacagtaaaatatggcCAAATGGTACCAGGTAGAGAGGAACGGCAAAAGTGTGACAGAAGATGTGatgatgaggagaaagagagggaggaactCAACAATTTGGAGGAAACAAACTTGTACCTGAAGATCCTGGAAGGATTTGTGATGGTTATCTCAACTGAGGGAGACATGATCTTCCTGTCTGAGAATGTCAGCAAGTATATGGGTTTGACACAG ACTGAGCTGATGGGACACAGTATTTTCGAGTTTGCACACCCGTGTGACCATGAAGAAATCAGAAATAATCTACGGCTAACAGCag AGGAAGTTTGGTGTGGGGGAAAGAGGGACTTTGTCATGAGGATAAAAAGTGCTctgacacacagaggaagaagcacCAACCTCAAGTCAGCTACGTGGAAG GTTCTGCACTGTCAGGGCCACGTGAAGGTGTGCATTGTCCCATGTTCAGTTTCCTGCCTTCTGCTAACCTGCCAGCCTCTGCCCCTCTCGCACACACTCCTCAGCACACACACCTTCACCAGTCAGCACAGCATGGACATGAGGTTCACGTACTGTGACCAGAG gGTGACTTTGCTTTTAGGCTACAGTCCTGCCGAGCTGCTGGGTCGTTCAATCTATGATCTGTGCCACACGCTGGACACAAACTGTTTGGCCAAAAATCATCTGAACC TGTGTCTGAAAAGCCAGTCCGTCAGTGGGCAGTACAGGATGCTGGTGAGAGGTGGCGGTTACGTCTGGGTGGAGAGTCACAGTGCCGTCATCCCCAGCGTCCGACCCTCTAAATCCAGGCCTGCGGGTCACCAGCCGCTCTGCATCCTCTGCGTTACCTATGTCCTCAG tggaGTGGAGGAGCCGTCCCTGCAGCTCTCTTTGGACCAGACCATTCACAGATATTAG